The genomic window CCCGTCCAGCCCGACGGTGTACCCGGCGCCGAACGCCGGAATCCACTCGTGGTCCTCGACGAACTGGTACTGCGCCCCACCGGGTTCGAAGCGCACCGCCAACACGACGGCGAACGCCAGCACCGCCACCGCCACCACCAACGCCACACAGCGCGCGAGCAGCCGTTGACTCGCGGGCAGCACCAGTACGACGACCGCACCGAGCACGGGTGCCAACCACAGAGTGGTCAACCAGGGAAAGTCCGTCACCACAACCTCACCGCCAGCAGGGCGGCAGCCACCAGGGCCGCGCCGGTGAACATGGACAGGGCGTAAGACCGCACGAAACCGGTTTGCACCGGCCGGATTCGGGCGGACAGGCCACCGATCAGCGCGGCCGTTCCGTTGACGATCCCGTCGATACCGCGGTTGTCGAGGAACACCAGCGCGCGGGTCAGGTAGCTGCCCGGCCGCATGAACGCCGCCTCGTTGATCGCGTCACCGTAGAGGTCCTTGCGGGCCGCGATGGTCAACGCGGACACGGCTTCCGGTGCGGTCTCCGGGATCTTGCGCTGTGCGTACTGGTAGTAGGCGAACCCGACCCCGGCCGCGACCACCGCCAGCGCGAGCGCCGTGACGACAGCCGCGGGGACGGCTTCCTCGCCGTGATGCGCGCCGACCACGGGTTCCAGCCAGTTCTGCAGCGAGGAGCCGAACGCGAACAACGCACCCGCCGCCACTGATCCGATGGCCAGCAGGATCATCGGTCCGGTCATCACCGCCGGTGCCTCGTGTGGATGGGTATCCGGCTTCCAGCGCCGCTCACCGAAGAAGGTCAGGAACATCACCCGCGTCATGTAGAACGCGGTGAGCCCCGCACCGAGCAGCGTCACCGTGCCGAGCACCAAACCGCTTACGCCGCCCTGGTTGAACGCCACTTCGATGATCTTGTCCTTGGAGAAGAACCCGGCGAACGGCGGCACCCCGATGATCGCGAGATAGCCGAGCCCGAAGGTGACGTAGGTGATCGGCAGCAACGTGCGCAATCCGCCGTAGCGGCGCATGTCGGTCTCGTCGTCCATCGCGTGCATCACCGAACCGGCCCCGAGGAACAACCCGGCCTTGAAGAACCCGTGGGTGAGCAGATGCATGATGGCGAAGGCGTACCCGGCCGGGCCGAGACCGGCGGCGAGCACCATGTAACCGATCTGGCTCATGGTCGACGCCGCGAGGGCCTTCTTGATGTCGTCCTTCGCGCAACCGACGATCGCACCGAACAGCAATGTCACCGCACCGACGAGCACAACCCCGAGCCGCGCGTCGGGCGCAAGGTCGAAGATCGGGCCGGACCGCGCGATCAGGTACACACCCGCGGTAACCATGGTGGCCGCGTGGATGAGCGCCGACACCGGGGTCGGGCCTTCCATCGCGTCCCCGAGCCAGGACTGCAGCGGCACCTGCGCGGACTTACCACACGCGGCGAGCAGCAACAGCAACCCGATCGCGGTCAGCGTGCCCTCCCCGGCCTGCGGCGCACCCGCGAAAACATCGGTGAAGTTGATCGAGCCGAACGTGGAGAACATAACGAACATGGCGATCGCCAGCCCCATGTCACCGACCCGGTTGACCACGAACGCCTTCTTGGCCGCCGTTGCCGCCGTCGGCTTGTGGTACCAGAACCCGATCAGCAGGTAGGACGCCAGGCCGACGCCTTCCCAGCCGAGGTAGAGCACCAGGTAGTTGTTCGCCAGCACCAGCAGCAGCATCGCCGCGAGGAACAGGTTGAGGTAGCCGAAGAACCGCCGTCGCCCGGGGTCGTGGCTCATGTAGCCGATGGAGTAGATGTGGATCAGCGAGCCGACACCGGTGATCAGCAGCGCGAAACATACTGAGAGCTGGTCCAATTGGAGGCTGAAGTCGACTTGCAGCCCGGCGGCGGGCACCCAGCTGAACAGGTCGGTGTGGATGCCGCGTTGCGCGGTGTCGCGGCCGAGCATGTCGACGAACGCGATCGCGGCGACCACGAACGCGGCCAGCGCCATCAGCGTGCCGAGCAGGTGACCCCATTTGTCGCTGAAGCGGCCGGTGAGCAGCAGGACGATCGCACCTGCCAGGGGCAGGGCTGGCAGCAGCCAGAGCGTTGCGGTATCCACGTCAGAACTTCAACAGGTTGGCGTCGTCGACCGAGGTCGAGCGGCGGGCGCGGAAGATGGTCATGATGATGGCAAGGCCGACAACGACTTCGGCCGCGGCGACCACCATGGTGAAGAACGCGAACACCTGACCGTCCAGGTTGGCGTGCAGCCTGGCGAAGGTGACGAACGCGAGGTTCACCGCGTTGAGCATCAGCTCGACGCACATGAAGACCACGATGGCGTTGCGCCGCAGCAGCACGCCGGCCGCGCCGATCGTGAACAGCAGGGCGGACAGGAACAGGTAGTTCTGGGGATTCACCGGTTGCCTTCCTCGTCGCTCTGGTTCTCGGTCCCGACCGAGATGACGGCCGCCTCAGCATCCGTAGCGACTGCTTGCAGGTCGCTCGAAACGATCAGCGCCCGGGTGCGGCGGTGCCGCAGGATGGTGCTGACCGACAGTTCCTCGAAGGAGCCGTCGGGCAGCCTGGCCGGAATGTCGACCGCGTTGTGCCGGGCGTAGACGCCAGGAGTGGGCAGCGGGGTCGCCCGGTGGCCTGTTTCGCGGAACCGGCGCACCGACATTTCCCGCTGACCGATCCGCGGGCCGAACTGCTCTCGGTGCGCGAGCACCATGGCGCCGATGGTGGCGGTGATGAGCAGCGCGCCGGTGAGCTCGAAGGCCCACACGTAGCGGACGAAGATCAGCTCGGCGAGTTCGCCGATCACGTTGCGTCCGGCGAATCCGGTGGCGGGGAAGGTGATTCCGGAGTCGCCGATGCCGCGGGCGATGCCGCTGATCAGCAGCAGCCCGAAGCCGAGACCGACCGCCGCCGCGGCGAGCTGTTGTCCGCGCAGGTTTTCCTTCAGCGATTCGGCCGAGTCGACACCGACCAGCATGAGCACGAACAGGAACAGCATCATGACCGCGCCGGTGTAGACGACGATCTGCACCACACCGAGGAACAGTGCGTCCTGCGCCATGTAGAACACGGCGAGCACGATCATGGTGGCGGCCAGGCAGATCGCCGAATGCACTGCCTTGCGGGCGAAGACCATGCCGAGCGCGCCGAGGGTGGCCAGCGGAGCCAGCACCCAGAAGTTCACCGCTTCGCCGGTGGAGGTCCGGGTGAGTGGTTCTGCGGCAAGGAGGAATTCGTTCATTGCGCCGCTCCTTCCACGCCTGCGGCGGCGGGTTGCTTCGCACCGTCCGGCACGGTGGCGCCGTTGGGTTCCGCGATGCTGCCGAGCACGTTGCCGAGGTAGTAGTCGCTCTCGTCGGTGCCCGGCTGCATCGCGTGCGGTGGCGGGGTCATGCCGGGTGCCAGCGGAGCGAGCAGCCGGTCCTTCTCGTAGATGAGGTCGGCGCGGTTGTCGTCGGTCATCTCGTAGTCGTTGGTCATGGTCAGCGCGCGGGTGGGGCACGCCTCGATGCACAATCCGCAGCCGATGCAGCGCAGATAGTTGATCTGGTAGACCTGCCCGTACCGCTCACCCGGCGAAAAGCGTTCGGTCTCGGTGTTGTCCGCGCCTTCGACGTAGATGGCGTCGGCCGGGCAGGCCCAGGCGCACAGCTCGCAGCCGATGCATTTCTCCAGCCCGTCCGGGTGCCGGTTGAGCTGATGGCGCCCGTGGTAGCGGGGCGCGGTCGGCACCTTCTGCTCCGGATAGAACTCGGTGTTGGGCTTCTTGAACATCGTCGCCGCGGTGACCACGAATCCGGCCAGCGGATCGAACAAGCCCGACTTGGCGACCGGGCGGGGGCGTTCGGGCAGCGGTGGTGTCGGGAAACCGAGGAACACCGCCGAATCCGACGCCGGTGCCGTGGGGATCGGCTCGGCGGGCGGTGGTGCGCCGCCCCGGCGTCCGGCGCGCAGGAACATTCCCACCATCAGGCCGGAGACCAGCAGGCCGCCGATGACCAGCGCCGGTGTCTGGATCTCGTAGCCCTCGGCCTGCAACACCCGAGCGGTGGCGACCAGCATCACCCACAGCAGCGCGGTCGGGATCAGCAGCTTCCAGCCGAGATTCATGAACTGGTCGTAGCGCAGGCGGGGCAGCGTGCCGCGCAACCAGATGAACACGAACAGGAACATCCACACCTTGGCGGTGAACCACAGCACCGGCCACCAGCCGGTGTTGGCGCCCTCCCACATGTTCAACGGCCATGGTGCCCGCCAGCCGCCGAGGAAAAGCGTGGTGGCGAGCGCGGAAACCGTTGCCATGTTGATGTATTCGGCCATCATGAACATGGCGAACTTCAGCGAGGAGTACTCGGTGTGGAAGCCGCCGACCAGTTCGCCCTCGGCTTCGGGCAGGTCGAACGGTGCCCGGTTGGTCTCACCGACCATCGAGATGCAGTAGATGAGGAACGAGGGCAGCAGCAGGAAGACATACCAGGTGCCCTCCTGCGCCTCGACGATGCCGGAGGTGGCCATGGTGCCGCCGAGCAGGAACACGGTGGCGAAGCACAGCGCCATCGCAATCTCGTAGGAAATCACCTGCGCGGTCGAGCGCAGCCCACCCAGCAGCGGATAGGTGGACCCCGAAGACCAGCCGGCCAGCACGATCCCGTACACACCGATCGAGGTGATGGCCAGGATGTAGAGCACCGCCACCGGCATATCGGTGAGTTGCAGCGCCGTCTGGTGGCCGAAGACGGAGACCTCGGGGCCGAACGGGATCACCGCGAACGCCATCACCGCCGGGATCAGCGAAATGATCGGCGCCAGAATGAAGATCGGCTTGTCCACGATGGCCGGGACGATGTCTTCCTTGAGCGCCATCTTCACGCCGTCGGCGATGCTCTGCAGCATGCCGTAGGGGCCGATCCGGTTCGGGCCGATGCGCATCTGCATGCGCGCCACGATCTTTCGTTCCGCGACCACCGCGATCATCGGGGTGAGCAGCAGGAAGACGAAGATGGCGAGGGATTTTCCGAGCACGAGCCACAACGGGTCGTGGCCGAAGAGGGACAGATCACTCATGCCTGTGCTCCTTCATCCTCTCGTCGGCGCGCCGCAGCTGCACGATGCCGCCGGGCTGGGTGGCCAACTGTTCGGCGATCGAGCTGCCGGGCGAGTGCTGGGGCAGCCAGACCACCCGGTCGGGCAGGTCGGTGATCACCAGCGGCAGCGTGATGGTGCCGTGGTCGCTGGCGACGGTCACCAGATCGTCGGTGGCGGCGCCGATTTCGGCGGCGGTGCCGGGGGACAGGCGGGCCACAGGTGTGCGGGCGATGCCGGGCAGGTTGGGTTCGCCGTCCTGCAGACGGCCGAGGTCGAGCAGCATCCGCCAGCTCGCCAGCACCGCGGTGCCCGGTCCGGGCTGGGTCAGCGGGTGTGGCCGGTGCGCGGGCGGTGCGACGGGTGCGCCGTCCCATGCGCCGAGTTCGGCGAGTTCGGCGCGCGCCGCGTCGGTGTCGGGCAGGCCGAGACGCACCTTCATCTCATCCGCGATGGCTTGCAGCACGCGCTGATCGGACAGCGGGGCGGACTGGCGGCGCACCATGTCGTCGCCGAGCGCGGCCGCGAACGGGCGTGGCCTGCCCTCCCAGGTGCGGAAGGTGCCGGACTTCTCCATCGCCGTGGCGACCGGGAACACGACGTCGGCACGGTCGGTGACCGCGCTGTGCCGCTGTTCCAGGCTGACGACGAACCGCGCGGCGTCGATGGCGGCCAGTGCGCCGTTCGGGTCCGGCAGGTCGGCGACGTCGACGCCACCGATCACCAGCGCACCGAGACCGGACGCGGCTTCGAGAATGGCGGCGGTGTCGCGGCCGGTCGTGACCGGCAGGTCCGGCACGTTCCATACGGCCCGAACCTGTTGGCGGGCAAGGGGATCTGCTACGGGGCGACCGCCGGGCAGCAGGCCGGGCAGCGCACCGGCTTCGACCGCGCCCCGCTCACCGGCGCGGCGCGGCACCCAGGCCAGCGCGGCACCGGTCTCGTCGGCGAGCCGCACGGCGGCCGAGAACGCGCCGGGGATACCCGCCATCCGCTCACCGACCATGATCACCGCGCCCGGTTCGCGCAGCAATCGACCGACATCGGCGAGCTGGGTGGGATCGGCGCCCGGCGCCGCGGAATCGCCGGTGCGGACCGCGTCGAGCAGATGCGGTTCGGCACCCGGCATGGCCTGCATCAGCTTGCCGGACATGCGGTCCAGTCCGCGCGAGGAGTAGGGCGCCAGCGAGTAGATCGGCATGCGACGCTTGCGGGCGGCCTTGCGCAGTCGCAGATAGACGATCGGCGACTCTTCTTCCGGCTCGAATCCGACGAGCAGGACGATCGGCGCGGCCTCCAGGTTGTCGTAGCTGACCGTCATGCCCTGGCCCGCGACGCGTGCGGCGAGGAAGTCGGCCTCCTCGGCCGAGTGCACCCTGGCGCGGAAGTCGACATCATTGGTGCCCAAGGCGATTCGGGCGAACTTGGCGTAGGCGTAGGCGTCCTCTTCGGTGACCCGGCCACCGACCAGCACACCGGCGCTGCCGAATGCAGCGGCCAATCCTTCCGCGGCCGCGGCGAGGGCTTCGGACCAGGAGGCGGGTGCCAGGTTGCCGTCCCAGCCGCGGACCAGCGGCGTGCTGAGGCGGTCGCGTTCGGTCGCGTAGGCGAATGCCCAGCGGCCCTTGTCGCAGTTCCATTCCTCGTTGACCTGCGGGTCGTCCCCGGCCAGTCGGCGCAGCACCTTGCCGCGGCGGTGATCGGTGCGCTGTGCACAGCCGGATGCGCAGTGCTCGCACACATTCGGGCTCGACACCAGATCGAACGGGCGGGCGCGGAACCGGTAGCTGGTGCCGGTCAGCGCGCCGACCGGGCAGATCTGCACGGTGTTGCCGGAGAAGTAGGAGTCCAGCGGTTCGGCCTGTGCGGTGCCGACCTGTTGCAGCGCACCACGTTCCAGCAGTTCGATGAACGGGTCACCGGCGACCTGCTGGGAAAACCGGGTGCAGCGCGCGCACAGCACGCAGCGTTCTCGGTCCAGCAACACGGCGGTGGACAGCGGAATCGGCTTGGGAAAGGTGCGTTTCTCGCCCTCGAACCGGGATTCGGCGCGCCCGGAGGACATCGCCTGGTTCTGCAGCGGGCACTCGCCGCCCTTGTCGCACACCGGGCAGTCGAGCGGGTGATTGATGAGCAGCAGCTCCATCACGCCCTTTTGTGCCTTGTCGGCCACCGGGGAGGTGAGCTGGGTGCGCACCACCATGCCGTCGGTGACGGTCATCGTGCACGACGCGACCGGCTTGCGCTGGCCCTCGACCTCGACGATGCACTGGCGGCAGGCACCGACCGGGTCGAGCAGCGGGTGGTCGCAGAACCGGGGGATCTGGATGCCGATGAGCTCGGCCGCCCGGATCACCAGGGTGCCCGCGGGCACGCTGACGGTGGTGTCATCGATGGTGACGCTCACCAGGTCGGCGGGCACGACCCCGCTGGTATTGGTGTTCACGGTGGCTGTCATCGCACTCCTTCCGTGTCTCGTGGTCCACCCGCGGCCCACGCGGTGGACCACGCGGGGTCGAACGGACACCCGCCGTGTTCGAAGTGGGCGATGTACTCGTCGCGGAAGTACTTCAGCGAGGAGAAGATCGGGCTGGCCGCGCCGTCGCCGAGCGCGCAGAACGACTTGCCATTGATGGTGTCGCTGATGTCGAGCAGCTTGTCCAGGTCGGCCTCGGTGCCCCGGCCCTGCTCGATGCGTTCGAGCAGTTGGACGAGCCAGTAGGTGCCTTCCCGGCACGGAGTGCACTTGCCACAGGATTCGTGGGCGTAGAACTCCGTCCAGCGCAGCACGGCGCGCACCACGCAGGTGGTGTCGTCGAAGATCTGCAATGCCTTGGTGCCCAACATGGATCCGGCCGCCGCGACACCCTCGTAGTCGAGTGGCACGTCGAGGTGTTCGTCGGTGAACAGCGGCGTCGACGAACCGCCGGGAGTCCAGAACTTCACCGTGTGCCCGTCGCGTACGCCACCGGCATAGCCGAGAAGTTCGCGCAGGGTGACACCGAGCGGCGCCTCGTACTGGCCGGGCCGATTCACGTGCCCGGACAGCGAGTAGAGGGTGAAACCGGGGGACTTCTCGGTGCCCATCGAGCGGAACCACATGGTGCCGTTGAGGATGATCGGCGGCACACTGGCAATGGATTCCACGTTGTTCACCACGGTCGGGCAGGCGTAGAGCCCGGCGACGGCGGGGAACGGCGGCCGCAGCCTGGGCTGGCCGCGCCGGCCTTCCAGCGAATCGAGCAGCGCGGTTTCCTCGCCGCAGATGTAGGCGCCCGCTCCGGCGTGCACGATGAGTTCGAGGTCGTAACCGGAGCCGAGGATATTGCGACCCAAAAATCCTGCCTCGTAGGCCTGCGCAACCGCGGCTTGCAGTCGGCGCAGCACCGGCACCACCTCACCGCGTACGTAGATGAACGCGTGCGCGGCGCGGATGGCGTAGGAGCCGATGATGATGCCCTCGATCAGCGCGTGCGGGCTGGACAGCATCAGCGGAATGTCTTTACAGGTACCGGGTTCGGATTCGTCGGCGTTCACCACCATGTAATGCGGTTTGGTGACGCCGTCGGGTCCCGCGCCCTGCGGGATGAAGCTCCACTTCATGCCCGTCGGGAAGCCCGCGCCGCCGCGGCCGCGCAGTCCTGCGTCCTTGACGGTCTGGATGACCTGGTCCGGCTCCATCGCCAGCGCTTTGCGCAGGGCCTGGTAGCCGTCGTGGCGGCGGTAGGTGTCCATCGTCCACGACTGCGGGTCGTCCCAGTACCGGGTGAGTACGGGGGTCAGCGTCATCTCAGGCGCCCTCCGAATCCTGTTGCGGCGCTGAACTTTCCAAGAGCGCTGGGATTTCCGCGGCGGCGGGAGCTCGCATGTTCTGTTCGCGAGCGACCTGGAGTCCGGCCAGGGTGGCCTCGCCCGCCGCGCCGTCGAGCACGCCCGGTCGCTCGTCGGGGAAACCGGCGAGGATGCGCGCGGTCTCCTTGAACGTGCACAGCGGTGCGCCGCGCGTCGGCGTCACCTGCTGACCCGCGCGCAGCGCATCGACCAGGGCCTGCGCCGATTCCGGGGTCTGGTTGTCGAAGAACTCCCAGTTGACCATGATCACCGGCGCGAAATCGCAGGCCGCGTTGCATTCGACATGCTCGAGGGTGATCTTGCCGTCGGTGGTGGTGTCCCCGTGCCCGATGCCGAGATGCCGCTCCAGCGCGGCCAGGATGGCGTCGCCACCCATCACGGCGCACAGCGTGTTGGTGCACACGCCGACGTGGTAGTCGCCGGTCGGGGTGCGCCGGTACATCGAGTAGAACGTCGCCACCGCGGTGACCTCGGCGCCGGTCAAACCCAGCTGGTCGGCACAGAAGTCGATGCCGGTGCCGGTGACGCAGCCCTCCTCGGACTGCACCAGGTGCAGCAGCGGCAGCAGCGCCGACCGCGGGTCCGGGTAGCGGGCGATGATCTCCTTCGCATCCAACTCCAGGCGCTCACGGATGAACGGCTGATACGGCTCGGGCCGGACGGACAGTTTCAGCAGAATGGCTGCGCCGGATTGCGCTTCGGTGCGCTCGATAGTCATCGGTCAACTCCGCCCATCACGGGGTCGATGCTGGCGACCGCGGCGATGACGTCGGCGACCATGCCGCCCTCGCAGGTCGCCGCCACCGCTTGCAGATTGGTGAACGAGGGGTCGCGGTAGTGCACCCGGTAGGGCCGGGTGCCGCCGTCGCTGACCATGTGCACGCCGAGTTCGCCGCGTGGTGACTCGACGGCGGTGTACACCTGGCCCGCTGGCACCCGAATGCCCTCGGTGACCAGCTTGAAGTGGTGGATGAGTCCCTCCATGGACGTGCCCATGATCTTGCCGATGTGCTTGGGGGAGTTGCCGAGTCCGTCCGGGCCGAGTTCCAGATCGGCGGGCCAGGCGATCTTCTTGTCGTCGACCATCACCGGGCCGGGGCGCAGTTTGTCCAGGCACTGTTCGACGATCTTGAGCGATTCCTTCATCTCGTCCACCCGGATCACGTAGCGGCCGTAGCAGTCACAGCCGGTGGTGGTGGGGATGTCGAATTCGTAGTTCTCGTAACCGCAGTACGGCTGGGATTTGCGCAGGTCGTGCGGCAGGCCGGTGGCGCGAAGCACCGGACCGGTGATGCCGAGAGCCATGCAACCTTGCAGGTTGAGGTAGCCGATGTCCTGCGTGCGGGCCTTCCAGATCGGGTTCGAGGTGAGCAACTGCTCCATGTCGCGCAGTCGCTTCGGCATCAGGGCAAGCAGCTCACGGACCTTGGCGACGCCGTCGTCGGGCAGGTCCTGGGCGAGCCCGCCCGGCCGGATGTACGCGTGGTTCATCCGCAGGCCGGTGATGGTCTCGAACACGTCCAGGATCAGTTCGCGTTCGCGGAAACCGAACAGCATCGGGGTGAGCGCACCGAGCTCCATGCCGCCGGTGGCCAGCGCCACCAGGTGCGAGGAGATCCGGTTCAGCTCCATCAGCATGACCCGAATGATGTTGACCCGCTCCGGGATCGCCTCGGTGATGTCGAGCAGTTTCTCCACGCCGAGGCAGTACGCCGTCTCGTTGAAGAACGGCGACAGGTAGTCCATCCGGGTGACGAAGGTGACGCCCTGGGTCCAGTTCCGGAATTCGAGGTTCTTCTCGATTCCGGTGTGCAGGTAGCCGATTCCGCAGCGCGCCTCGGTGACCGTCTCACCCTCGATCTCCAGGATCAACCGCAGCACGCCGTGCGTGGACGGGTGCTGGGGGCCCATGTTGACGACGATGCGTTCCTCGCCCGCACCGCGGAGCGAGTCGGCGACTTCTTCCCAGTCCTGTCCCGCGACAGTGACAACAGTGGGTTCCGGACCGGCGTCACCAGTGACATCGGCCCGGGTATCAACATCGTTCATCAGCTGTAAGCCCTCCGCTCGTCGGGCGGCGGTATCCGCGCGCCCTTGTACTCGACCGGGATCCCGCCGAGCGGGTAGTCCTTGCGCTGGGGGTGACCGCGCCAGTCGTCGGGCATCAGGATTCGAGTGAGCGAGGGGTGCCCGTCGAAGATGATGCCGAAGAAGTCGTAGGTTTCCCGCTCGTGCCAGTCGGTGGTCGGGTACACCGCGTACAGCGACGGGATGTGCGGGTCGGCGTCCGGTGCGGACACCTCGACGCGCAGGCGACGGTTGTGCGTGATCGACATGAGCGGGTACACCGCGTGCAGTTCCCGGCCCGCGTCCTCCGGGTAGTGCACGCCGCTGACGCCGAGGCACAGCTCGAATCGCAGTGCGGCATAGTCACGCAACACTTGGGCGACGGCCACCAGGTGTTCGCGGTGCACGTGCAGGGTCAGTTCGCCGCGGAAGACGACAACCTTCTCCAGCGCGGTCTCGAACCGGATGCCGACCGCACCGAGCGCGGCGCGCACCGCGTCGACGATCTCGTCGAAGTAGCCGCCGTAGGGCGCCGGGGTGCTGCCGGGCAGGCTGACCGGGCGGACCAGCCTGCCGTAGCCGGAGGTGTCGCCGGTGCCGGTGACACCGAACATGCCGTGGCGCACGCCGATCACCTCGGCTCCGGACGCCTGCGGTTCGTCCGCGCCGGGCAGCGTGCCTTCCGGGCCCGCCGTTGCGGCCGCGTCGATTTCGTCGTGCGCGGTGGTGGTTTCGTCGGGAGAATCGAACGTCATCGCAGCAGACCCTCCATTCGGATGGTCGGTGTGGAGGCCAGTGCCGCCGCTTCGGCGGCGCGGACGGCCTCTTCGCGATTGACGCCCAGCGGCATCTCCTGAATCTTTGCGTGCAGTGCCAGGATCGCGTTCAACAGCATCTCCGGCCGCGGCGGGCAGCCGGGCAGGTAGATGTCGACCGGCACCACATGGTCGACGCCCTGCACGATGGCGTAGTTGTTGAACATGCCGCCCGAGGACGCGCACACGCCCATGGCGAGCACCCATTTCGGTTCGGTCATCTGGTCGTAGACCTGCCGCAGCACCGGTGCCATCTTGTTGCTGACCCGGCCCGCGACGATCATCAGATCGGCCTGCCGCGGCGAGGCGCGGAACGCCTCCATGCCGAAGCGGGCGATGTCGAAACGGCCTGCGCCGGTGGCCATCATCTCGATGGCGCAGCAGGCCAGACCGAAGGTGGCGGGCCACAGCGAGCCCTTACGCAAATATCCGGCGAAATCTTCGACCGTGCTCAGCAGAAAGCCACTGGGCAGTTTTTCCTCTAGCCCCATATCCGACTAACCTTCACTTCCACTCGTCGCCCGAACACACTGCGCGGCAATCACTCCCAACTGAGGCCACCGCGTCGCCATTCGTAGGCGTAGGCCACGGAGACGTTGAAGATGAACAGCGCCATCGCGGCGAGACCGAAGAGACCGAGCGCATCGAAGTGGACTGCCCACGGGTAGAGGAACACGATCTCGATGTCGAAGATGATGAACAGCATGGCGGTGAGGTAGTACTTCACCGGAAAGCGTTGGCCGGTCACGTTTCCCGGCCCGCCCGCGATGGCGTGCGGGGTCGGTTCGATACCGCATTCGTACGCCTCGAGCTTGGCTCGGTTGTACCGCTTCGGCCCGACCAGGGCCGCCATGATGATGGTGAACACCGCGAACGCCGCAGCGACCGCGCCTAATACAAGAGTCGGCACCTCGATATTCACAACTGCCCTCCCTCCAATGTGAGCCGGCCC from Nocardia iowensis includes these protein-coding regions:
- the nuoD gene encoding NADH dehydrogenase (quinone) subunit D, with the protein product MNDVDTRADVTGDAGPEPTVVTVAGQDWEEVADSLRGAGEERIVVNMGPQHPSTHGVLRLILEIEGETVTEARCGIGYLHTGIEKNLEFRNWTQGVTFVTRMDYLSPFFNETAYCLGVEKLLDITEAIPERVNIIRVMLMELNRISSHLVALATGGMELGALTPMLFGFRERELILDVFETITGLRMNHAYIRPGGLAQDLPDDGVAKVRELLALMPKRLRDMEQLLTSNPIWKARTQDIGYLNLQGCMALGITGPVLRATGLPHDLRKSQPYCGYENYEFDIPTTTGCDCYGRYVIRVDEMKESLKIVEQCLDKLRPGPVMVDDKKIAWPADLELGPDGLGNSPKHIGKIMGTSMEGLIHHFKLVTEGIRVPAGQVYTAVESPRGELGVHMVSDGGTRPYRVHYRDPSFTNLQAVAATCEGGMVADVIAAVASIDPVMGGVDR
- a CDS encoding NADH-quinone oxidoreductase subunit C, whose protein sequence is MTFDSPDETTTAHDEIDAAATAGPEGTLPGADEPQASGAEVIGVRHGMFGVTGTGDTSGYGRLVRPVSLPGSTPAPYGGYFDEIVDAVRAALGAVGIRFETALEKVVVFRGELTLHVHREHLVAVAQVLRDYAALRFELCLGVSGVHYPEDAGRELHAVYPLMSITHNRRLRVEVSAPDADPHIPSLYAVYPTTDWHERETYDFFGIIFDGHPSLTRILMPDDWRGHPQRKDYPLGGIPVEYKGARIPPPDERRAYS
- a CDS encoding NuoB/complex I 20 kDa subunit family protein, whose translation is MGLEEKLPSGFLLSTVEDFAGYLRKGSLWPATFGLACCAIEMMATGAGRFDIARFGMEAFRASPRQADLMIVAGRVSNKMAPVLRQVYDQMTEPKWVLAMGVCASSGGMFNNYAIVQGVDHVVPVDIYLPGCPPRPEMLLNAILALHAKIQEMPLGVNREEAVRAAEAAALASTPTIRMEGLLR
- a CDS encoding NADH-quinone oxidoreductase subunit A; this encodes MNIEVPTLVLGAVAAAFAVFTIIMAALVGPKRYNRAKLEAYECGIEPTPHAIAGGPGNVTGQRFPVKYYLTAMLFIIFDIEIVFLYPWAVHFDALGLFGLAAMALFIFNVSVAYAYEWRRGGLSWE